ATCAGGTCGATCGAACGCTGTGGCTCCTTGCTCTTGCTCAGGGCCCGGGCCACCAGGATGAAGCCGTCCTCGCCCTTGGCCTGGGCCAGGGTGATCAGCTCATTGAGTTGCCGCTCCACCTCCCCTTCGCTGCCCATCTCCAGCGCCACCGAGAGGGCAAAGCGGCGCGCCTCCAGGCTGTTGGGATCACGTTCCACCCAGAAACCAACCACCTCCTGCAGGGCCTGCTGGTCCTTGTTGAACAGGGCCAGGCGGGCGCTGCGCTCGGCCAGGCGGGCATCGCCGGTCTGGCTGGCCGCCTTGCGGGTGTAGGCAAAGGCCTGGTCCAGCTGGTGGCGGTGCGCCGCCACCTCGCCGGCCAGGACATTGAACACCACCTCGGCATTCAGCTCCCCAGGCTGCGCCGGTGGCGCTTGAAAGGGCTCGGCAACGGCCTCGGCTGCGGCAACCAGGGTGGCGGCAGGGCAGGACAGCAGGGCGAGCAACAGGGCCGATGATCTATAGCGCATGGATAGGGCCTATCCGGGGCAAAAAAGCCGGTATATCACAAGATGGGGGCTTTGTCGCAGATACCGATGTGTAGTATCTTGCCCCCGTTACACAAGCATGAATGACAATTCTCATCTTTTGAAGTCCCAGGTCATGAGCATCTACGCCCTCGGCGTCAATCACAAATCCGCTCCGGTCGCCCTGCGCGAGCGCCTTACCTTTGGCCCCGATATCCTCGGCGAGGCCCTGGCCGCGCTGGCCGGGCAGGATGATATCAATGAGGCGGTGATCCTCTCCACCTGCAATCGCACCGAGATCTACTGCGCCAGCCAGAACGGCTGCGATGGCCTGATCGAATGGCTGGCCCATTTTCACGGCATCGACTCTGCCAGCCTGACCCCGCACCTGTACTGCTACCATGACGAGGAGGCCGTCAGCCACCTGCTGCGGGTAGCCGGTGGGCTGGACTCCATGGTGCTGGGCGAGCCGCAGATCCTCGGCCAGGTGAAGAGCGCCTTTGCCGCCGCGCAGGAGGCAGGCAGCATCCGCAAGCTGCTCGGCCGCCTGTTCCAGCACTGCTTTGCCGTGGCCAAGCAGATCCGCACCGACACCGCCATCGGCTCCAGTCCGGTGTCGGTGGCCTTTGCCGCGGTCAGTCTGGCGCGGCAGATCTTCGCCGACCTGTCGCAGCAGACGGCGCTGTTGATCGGCGCGGGCGAGACCATCGAACTGGCGGCGCGTCATCTCAGCCAGCACGGCATCGGTCGTATCCTGGTGGCCAACCGTACCCTGGAGCGGGCGCACAACCTGGCGATGGAGTTCGATGGCTACGCCCTGGCCCTGACCGAGCTGCCCAATCACCTGGCCGAGGCGGATATCGTCATCTCCTCCACCGCCAGCCCCCTGCCGGTGCTGGGCAAGGGTACGGTGGAGAGCGCCCTGAAAAAGCGCAAGCACCAGCCCATGTTCATGGTGGATATCGCCGTACCCCGGGATATCGAGGCCGAGGTGGCCGAGCTGCCCGATGTCTATCTGTACAGCGTGGATGACCTGCAGGAGGTGATCCAGGAAAACCTGCGCTCGCGCCAGGAGGCCGCCGAGCAGGCGCAGGAGATCATCGACCTGCAAACCCGCGAGTTTGCCGGCTGGCTGCGCTCCCTGGACGCGGTGGAGGTGATCCTCGACTACCGCAGCCACGCCGAGCAGATGCGTGATCAGGTACTCCGCCGCGCCCTGCGCATGCTCGACAACGGCAAGCCCGCCGACGAGGCCCTGCGTTACCTGGCCCACACCCTGACCAACAAGCTGCTCCACGCCCCCAGCGCCAACCTGCGCCAGGCCGGTTTCGAGGGCCAGCAGGAGGTGCTGCAAGCGGCCAACAACCTGCTGCAAATCAAGCGCCAGGCGGCGTCTAATTGACGCACCGGATCGCAAAGGACGCCAAGGACGCAAAGATATCCTGAGAAATGCACGGTTAATCCGATCAGGCTGCTACGGGGCATGCGCTACAGATCGCGACGGCAGAGGTAAACCCTCTCCCTTCTTTGCGTCCTTTGCGTTACCTTAGCGTCCTTTGCGATCCTCCTGACAGTCAACCCGATGAAACCTTCACTCCTCAGTAAACTCGAACAGATCAGCGAACGGTTGGAAGAGATCACCGCCCTGCTGGCGGAGCCCTCGGTGCAGGGGGATCAGAACCGGTTCCGCGAACTCAGCCAGGAATATGCCCAGCTGGAGCCGGTGGTCAATTGCTACCGTAACTATCGCCAGTTGGAGCAGGATCTGCTGGGTGCGCAAGAGATGCTCAAGGACCCGGAGATGGCCGATCTGGCCGCCGAGGAGATCGAGCAGACCGAGCAGCGCCTGGCCCAGCTCAGCCCGCAGCTGCAGAAACTGCTGCTGCCCGCCGACCCCAACGATCACCGTAATATCTTCCTGGAGATACGCGCCGGTACCGGGGGTGCCGAGGCCGCCCTGTTTGCCGGTGACCTCTACCGCATGTACAGCCGCTACGCCGAGGCGCGCCGCTGGCAGGTGGAGCCGATCAGCATGAGCGAGGGCGAGCAGGGTGGCTACAAGGAGATCATCTGCCGTATCAGCGGTCAGGACGTGTTCTCCCGCCTCAAGTTCGAGTCCGGCACCCACCGGGTGCAGCGGGTGCCGGATACCGAATCCCAGGGCCGCATCCATACCTCCGCCTGCACCCTGGCGATCCTGCCCGAGGCCGAGGCCATAGACCACATCGACATCAACCCCAACGACCTGCGCATCGACACCTACCGCAGCTCCGGGGCCGGCGGCCAGCACGTCAACACCACGGATTCGGCGGTGCGCATCACCCATCTGCCCAGCGGCATAGTGGTCGAATGCCAGGACGAGCGCTCGCAGCACAAAAACAAGTCCCGCGCCCTGTCCCTGCTCACCGCCAAGCTGCTGTCCGGGGCCCAGGCGCAACAGGCCGACGAGCAGGCCAGCTCAAGGCGGCTACAGGTAGGCAGCGGCGACCGCTCCGAGCGCATCCGCACCTACAACTTCCCGCAGAACCGCCTCACCGACCACCGCATCAACCTGACCCTGTACAAGCTCGACGAGTTCATGGAAGGTGTTTTGGACCCCGTTATCGATCCGCTGACACACGAATATCAGGCCGATCAGCTGGCGGCGCTGGCAGAGGACAGATGATAGAGGACAGAGGACAGCGGTTTGAGGAAACGACTCTAGGAGCCTGTCGGATTTAGGATGCTCCTACTGCGCCGGTGGGAAGAACGGCCCAGAATTGTTTTGAACATTGGCCCCGATTTTTCGTTGCGTAGGGAAACTCAGCGCCTCAAAATCGTGAAAATTTGTTCTCGTTCTCCCACCTTGCTCGCTACGGACACCTAAACCCGACAGGCTCCTAGGCGTGACTGTGAGCAGCATTGCCGCCGCCGGTCATCCTGGGATCTTGGGTTATCAGCCTTTTTCTTCTATGTGTTGGCGGACTTTCTCTGCATAAATGCGCAACTATCGCACCGCCCTGACCTGGGCTCGGGCCGAGCTGGCCGGGCTGGACAATCCGGCGCTGGAAGCTGAGGTGTTGCTGGCCCATCTGCTGGGCCGCTCCCGCAGCCACCTGCTGGCCTGGCCCGAGCGGGCCCTGGATGCCGTGCAGCAGCGGGCCTTCGCCGGGCTGATCCAGCGCCGTCGCGCTGGCGAGCCCCTGGCCTATATCACCGGTCGGCGCGAGTTCTGGTCCCTGGAGCTGGAGGTCGGCCCTGGGGTGCTGATCCCCCGTGCCGATACCGAATTGCTGGTGGAGTTGGCCCTGGGACTGATACCGGAGCTGATCGCCGAGCAGGCCCCAACCCAGGGCCCGCTACGTATCGCCGATCTGGGCACCGGCAGCGGTGCCATCGCCGCCGCCATCGCCAGTGAGCGGCCCGATTGTCAGGTTCTGGCGGTGGAGCGCAGCGACGCGGCGCTCGGCATCGCCCGGGCCAATCTTCAGCGGCTGGGGCTTGGCCATGTGCAGACCCGCCAGGGTGACTGGTGTCGGGCCTTCAATCCGGGAGAGCGGTTTGATCTGATCCTCTCCAACCCACCCTACATCGCCAGCGATGACCCCCACCTGCAACAGGGTGACCTGCCCGCCGAGCCAATCCAGGCACTGGTCTCGGGGGCGGATGGCCTGGATGATCTGCGCCTTATCAGCGCCTGCGCCCCGGCCCATCTGCGCCCCGGCGGCTGGCTGCTGCTGGAGCACGGCTTTGCCCAGGGGGCCTGTGTGCGCCAACTGTTGCGCCAGGCCGGGCTCGAAGCGGTGCGCAGCGAGAACGACCTGGCAGGCCAGCAACGGGTCAGCCTGGGACGGGGCAAAAATGGCCGTTTGCCCAAACCGGCTTTTGCGTTAGGCTAGGCCCATGACCAGCGCCAGCGACAACCTCAAACGACGGGAGAT
This is a stretch of genomic DNA from gamma proteobacterium SS-5. It encodes these proteins:
- the prfA gene encoding peptide chain release factor 1 — encoded protein: MKPSLLSKLEQISERLEEITALLAEPSVQGDQNRFRELSQEYAQLEPVVNCYRNYRQLEQDLLGAQEMLKDPEMADLAAEEIEQTEQRLAQLSPQLQKLLLPADPNDHRNIFLEIRAGTGGAEAALFAGDLYRMYSRYAEARRWQVEPISMSEGEQGGYKEIICRISGQDVFSRLKFESGTHRVQRVPDTESQGRIHTSACTLAILPEAEAIDHIDINPNDLRIDTYRSSGAGGQHVNTTDSAVRITHLPSGIVVECQDERSQHKNKSRALSLLTAKLLSGAQAQQADEQASSRRLQVGSGDRSERIRTYNFPQNRLTDHRINLTLYKLDEFMEGVLDPVIDPLTHEYQADQLAALAEDR
- a CDS encoding glutamyl-tRNA reductase, with the protein product MSIYALGVNHKSAPVALRERLTFGPDILGEALAALAGQDDINEAVILSTCNRTEIYCASQNGCDGLIEWLAHFHGIDSASLTPHLYCYHDEEAVSHLLRVAGGLDSMVLGEPQILGQVKSAFAAAQEAGSIRKLLGRLFQHCFAVAKQIRTDTAIGSSPVSVAFAAVSLARQIFADLSQQTALLIGAGETIELAARHLSQHGIGRILVANRTLERAHNLAMEFDGYALALTELPNHLAEADIVISSTASPLPVLGKGTVESALKKRKHQPMFMVDIAVPRDIEAEVAELPDVYLYSVDDLQEVIQENLRSRQEAAEQAQEIIDLQTREFAGWLRSLDAVEVILDYRSHAEQMRDQVLRRALRMLDNGKPADEALRYLAHTLTNKLLHAPSANLRQAGFEGQQEVLQAANNLLQIKRQAASN
- the prmC gene encoding peptide chain release factor N(5)-glutamine methyltransferase; amino-acid sequence: MRNYRTALTWARAELAGLDNPALEAEVLLAHLLGRSRSHLLAWPERALDAVQQRAFAGLIQRRRAGEPLAYITGRREFWSLELEVGPGVLIPRADTELLVELALGLIPELIAEQAPTQGPLRIADLGTGSGAIAAAIASERPDCQVLAVERSDAALGIARANLQRLGLGHVQTRQGDWCRAFNPGERFDLILSNPPYIASDDPHLQQGDLPAEPIQALVSGADGLDDLRLISACAPAHLRPGGWLLLEHGFAQGACVRQLLRQAGLEAVRSENDLAGQQRVSLGRGKNGRLPKPAFALG